Proteins encoded in a region of the Quercus lobata isolate SW786 chromosome 8, ValleyOak3.0 Primary Assembly, whole genome shotgun sequence genome:
- the LOC115957700 gene encoding isoprene synthase, chloroplastic-like: MAALQVHLFVLPRWSSLTPHGTLRPRHMRCMASKQVLSNTATERQSANFQPSLWSYEYIQSLKNGYEADLYEDRAKKLEEEVRRMINNKDTKLLTTLELIDDIERLGLGYRFKEEIMRALDRFVTLKGFEEFTNGSIHDTALSFRLLRQHGFGVSQDMFNCFKDQKGNFKECLSKDIKGLLSLHEASYLGFEGENLLDEAREFTTMHLKDLKGDVSRTLKEEVRHSLEMPLHRRMRRLEQRWYIDAYNMKEAHNRKLLELAKLDFNIVQSVHQRDLKDMSRWWQEMGLGNKLSFARDRLMECFFFSIGMVFEPQFSNSRKAVTKMFSFITVIDDIYDVYATLEELEMFTDIVQRWDVKAVKDLPEYMQLCFLALFNTVNEMVYDTLKEQGVDILPYLTKAWGDICKAFLQETKWRYYKLTPSSEDYLDNAWISVSGALLLIHAYFLMSPSITDRALKGLEDYHNLLRWPSIIFRLTNDLGTSRAELERGETANSILCYMRETSRSEDFAREYISNLIDKTWKKMNKDRFSDSPFEEPFLETTINLARISHCTYQHGDGHGAPDTRTKDRVLSLIIEPIPCYDPSTNFHSQIHL, translated from the exons ATGGCAGCACTCCAAGTCCATCTCTTCGTCTTGCCCCGTTGGAGCTCCTTAACACCTCATGGAACACTGAGGCCTAGGCATATGCGGTGCATGGCGAGCAAACAAGTGCTTTCTAATACAGCAACTGAAAGGCAGTCGGCCAATTTCCAGCCGAGCCTCTGGAGTTACGAATATATACAGTCATTGAAGAATGGTTATGAG GCTGACCTGTATGAAGATAGGGCAAAGAAGCTGGAGGAAGAAGTGAGGAGAATGATCAATAACAAAGATACGAAGTTATTGACCACACTtgaattaattgatgacattgAACGGCTCGGTTTGGGATACCGGTTCAAGGAAGAAATAATGAGAGCCCTTGACAGATTTGTCACTTTAAAAGGATTTGAAGAGTTTACAAATGGTAGTATCCATGACACTGCCCTCAGCTTCAGGCTCCTTAGACAACATGGGTTTGGTGTCTCTCAAG ATATGTTTAATTGTTTCAAGGACCAAAAGGGAAATTTCAAGGAGTGCCTTAGCAAGGACATCAAAGGATTGCTGAGTCTACATGAGGCTTCATATCTAGGTTTTGAAGGAGAGAACCTCTTAGATGAGGCCAGGGAATTCACAACCATGCATCTCAAGGACCTTAAGGGAGATGTAAGCAGAACACTAAAAGAAGAAGTGAGACACTCTTTGGAGATGCCATTGCACCGCAGAATGCGTAGGCTAGAACAACGGTGGTATATAGATGCATACAATATGAAGGAAGCTCATAATCGCAAGCTACTTGAACTTGCCAAGCTAGATTTCAACATTGTGCAATCAGTACACCAGAGAGACCTGAAAGACATGTCACG ATGGTGGCAGGAAATGGGCCTTGGAAACAAATTGAGCTTTGCCAGAGACAGATTAATGGAATGCTTCTTTTTTTCGATTGGAATGGTCTTTGAGCCTCAATTTAGTAATAGCCGTAAGGCGGtaacaaaaatgttttcatttatAACCGTCATTGATGATATCTACGATGTTTATGCCACTTTGGAAGAACTGGAGATGTTTACCGATATCGTTCAAAG ATGGGATGTTAAGGCCGTGAAAGATCTCCCTGAGTATATGCAGTTATGTTTTCTAGCTCTCTTTAACACTGTTAACGAGATGGTTTATGACACTCTAAAAGAGCAAGGAGTGGATATTCTTCCATACCTAACAAAAGCG tgGGGGGATATATGCAAGGCGTTCCTACAAGAAACAAAGTGGCGTTATTATAAACTCACACCATCGTCTGAGGACTATTTAGACAATGCATGGATATCTGTATCAGGAGCTCTATTACTAATTCACGCCTATTTTTTGATGAGTCCAAGTATCACAGACAGGGCACTAAAGGGCTTAGAAGATTACCATAATCTCTTACGTTGGCCTTCAATCATCTTTCGACTTACCAATGATTTGGGTACTTCAAGG GCGGAGTTAGAGAGGGGTGAAACAGCAAATTCAATCCTGTGCTACATGCGTGAAACAAGTCGTTCTGAAGATTTTGCTCGAGAATATATAAGTAATTTGATTGAtaaaacttggaagaaaatGAACAAAGATCGGTTCAGCGATTCTCCATTTGAAGAACCTTTTCTAGAAACAACAATTAACCTTGCTCGGATATCCCATTGCACATACCAGCATGGAGATGGGCATGGTGCCCCAGATACAAGAACAAAGGACCGAGTTCTATCATTGATAATAGAACCCATACCATGTTATGACCCTAGTACAAACTTCCACAGCCAGATCCACCTTTAG
- the LOC115955675 gene encoding putative pentatricopeptide repeat-containing protein At3g11460, mitochondrial: protein MNGSLTHKLLKHSLYTATATSTTTTTHFPLTSLQCGTILQSLTNTKSFTKGHQLHAHITISGTLQNNTYLSTKLAAFYASCGRMPQAQFIFDGIDFKNLFLWNVMIRGYACNGGSSSFKSIVLYREMLAFGWKADKFTYPFVLKACGYLLLVEIGRRVHGEVVVSGLDSDIYVGNSLLAMYTKFGDMGMARMLFDRMPERDLTSWNTMISGCVKNESPKEALVVFDMMEKAQMTVDGTTLLGLLSACTGLMALELGKVVHAYVVRHNAEMSNKFLRNALIEMYCSCNSIAYARRLFDELKLKDTVSWNSMISGYEQSGDAFECLRLFCKMVSEGALPDEVTIVTVLRACDQIMALQFGTSIHSYLVKKGFGVNIIVGTSLLDMYSKCGSLASSRCVFDEMPKKNLVSWSAMVTGYGVHGRGREAITIFHAMIADNVCPDEGVLTSVLSACSHAGLVHEGRQIFHGMTTKYNVKPTPAHYSCVVDLLSRAGHLNEAYELINSMEVVPTDDIWAALLSACRLQRNMNLAEILEQKVFEMNPKGVGSYVCLSNIYAAEKRWGDVERVRAMVRKKGLKKPPGCSFVEVDKKVHRFLVGDRSHQQTEYIYAKLEDLKQQLKEAGYKPDTNSVFYDVDKEVKEKMLWDHSERLAIAFALINTGPGTIIRITKNLRTCGDCHTVTKLISKLTCREIIMRDIRRFHHFKDGSCSCSDYW from the coding sequence ATGAATGGTTCTCTCACTCACAAACTCCTCAAGCACTCTCTATACACCGCTACCGCTACCTCTACCACTACCACCACCCATTTCCCACTCACCTCTCTGCAATGCGGAACCATCTTACAGTCCCTCACCAACACCAAATCCTTCACCAAAGGCCACCAACTCCATGCCCACATCACTATTTCTGGAACTCTTCAAAACAACACTTATCTCAGCACCAAACTGGCTGCCTTCTATGCCAGTTGTGGCCGTATGCCCCAAGCCCAGTTCATTTTTGATGGGAttgatttcaaaaatttattcttGTGGAATGTCATGATCAGGGGTTATGCTTGTAATGGCGGCTCTTCTTCTTTCAAGTCTATTGTTTTGTACCGTGAAATGTTGGCTTTTGGTTGGAAGGCGGATAAGTTCACCTACCCTTTTGTTCTTAAGGCCTGTGGTTATTTGTTGCTTGTAGAAATTGGGAGGAGGGTTCATGGTGAGGTTGTGGTTAGTGGGTTGGACTCAGATATTTATGTGGGTAATTCTCTGCTTGCCATGTACACGAAATTTGGGGATATGGGGATGGCGAGGATGTTGTTTGATAGAATGCCTGAGAGAGATTTAACTTCTTGGAATACTATGATCTCGGGCTGTGTGAAAAATGAGAGCCCGAAAGAGGCTTTGGTGGTTTTTGATATGATGGAAAAAGCTCAAATGACTGTAGATGGGACTACTTTGCTTGGTCTCCTCTCTGCTTGTACTGGCCTGATGGCCTTGGAGCTAGGGAAAGTCGTACATGCGTATGTTGTTCGACACAATGCTGAAATGTCTAacaaatttttgagaaatgctCTTATTGAAATGTATTGTAGTTGTAACTCTATAGCTTACGCAAGGCGACTATTTGATGAGTTGAAGTTGAAAGATACAGTTTCATGGAATTCTATGATTTCAGGTTATGAACAGAGTGGAGATGCTTTTGAGTGCTTAAGACTTTTCTGTAAAATGGTTTCAGAAGGGGCACTGCCTGATGAAGTGACTATTGTAACTGTTCTTAGAGCTTGTGATCAGATCATGGCCTTACAATTTGGCACATCTATTCATTCATATCTTGTTAAGAAAGGGTTTGGTGTGAATATCATAGTGGGAACTTCCCTTCTAGACATGTATTCTAAATGTGGAAGCTTGGCTTCTTCACGTTGTGTTTTCGATGAGATGCCCAAAAAGAATTTGGTTTCTTGGAGTGCTATGGTTACAGGATATGGGGTTCATGGGAGGGGAAGAGAGGCTATCACCATTTTTCATGCCATGATAGCAGACAATGTTTGTCCAGATGAGGGTGTTCTTACTTCAGTTTTGTCGGCATGTAGTCATGCAGGACTAGTACATGAGGGCAGACAAATATTCCATGGAATGACCACCAAGTACAATGTTAAGCCTACTCCTGCTCACTATTCATGTGTGGTGGATCTTCTCAGTAGAGCAGGGCACTTAAATGAAGCATACGAGCTTATCAATAGTATGGAAGTTGTTCCTACTGATGATATATGGGCTGCACTGCTTTCTGCTTGCAGGCTGCAACGTAATATGAATTTAGCAGAAATTCTGGAACAGAAAGTTTTTGAAATGAACCCTAAAGGTGTGGGTAGCTATGTTTGCCTTTCCAATATTTATGCTGCAGAGAAACGGTGGGGTGATGTTGAAAGGGTAAGAGCCATGGTGAGAAAGAAAGGACTGAAAAAACCACCAGGCTGCAGCTTTGTCGAGGTAGATAAGAAGGTTCATCGGTTCTTAGTTGGAGATAGGTCACACCAACAGACAGAGTATATATATGCCAAGTTAGAGGACTTAAAACAGCAACTGAAGGAGGCTGGATACAAGCCTGATACAAATTCAGTGTTTTATGATGTTGACAAAGAAGTAAAGGAGAAGATGCTTTGGGATCACAGTGAAAGACTGGCTATTGCTTTTGCTCTTATTAACACAGGTCCAGGGACCATAATCAGGATAACTAAGAATCTTCGCACATGTGGAGATTGCCACACAGTGACAAAACTAATTTCTAAGCTCACGTGTCGAGAGATTATCATGAGAGATATCCGTAGGTTTCACCATTTTAAAGATGGATCTTGCTCTTGCTCTGATTATTGGTGA
- the LOC115955676 gene encoding beta-amylase isoform X2, protein MLANYVPVYVMLPLGVVTINNVLEDKARIEKQLKELRAAGVDGVMVDVWWGITESQGPKQYDWSAYRSLFQIVQERGLKLQAIMSFHQCGGNVGDVVNIPLPQWVLDIGESDPDVFYTNRSGNRNKEYLSLGVDNEPLFYGRTAVEIYGDYMKSFRDSMSDFFEDGLIIDIEVGLGPAGELRYPSYPQNQGWVFPGIGEFQCYDKYLKAEFKEAATSVGHPEWELPDNAGTYNDTPTSTEFFGPSGTYLTEKGKFFLTWYSNKLLGHGDQILDEANKAFLGCKVKLAAKVSGIHWWYKADDHAAELTAGYYNLKDRDGYRPVARMLSRHYAILNFTCLEMRDSEQSSDAKSGPQELVQQVLSGGWRENLEVAGENALSRYDRDAYNQILLNARPNGVNKEGPPKLRMYGVTYLRLSDDLLQKNNFNIFKTFVKRMHANQDYCPDPEKYNHHIGQLERSKPKMPIEYLLEATEPMEPFPWDKETDMSVGGALSNLIDKILSIFK, encoded by the exons ATGTTGGCAAACTATGTCCCAGTCTATGTAATGCTCCCA TTGGGAGTTGTTACAATTAATAATGTCCTGGAAGACAAAGCCAGGATTGAGAAACAGCTCAAGGAGCTAAGAGCAGCTGGAGTGGATGGGGTAATGGTAGATGTCTGGTGGGGGATCACTGAATCCCAAGGACCTAAGCAGTATGATTGGAGTGCTTATAGGAGCTTGTTTCAAATAGTCCAAGAACGTGGATTGAAGTTACAAGCTATAATGTCATTCCACCAGTGTGGGGGTAACGTAGGAGATGTTGTTAACATCCCACTGCCACAATGGGTACTGGACATCGGAGAATCAGACCCTGATGTCTTTTACACCAATCGCTCAGGTAACAGGAACAAGGAGTACCTCAGTCTTGGTGTGGATAACGAGCCTCTCTTCTATGGACGAACTGCTGTTGAG ATATATGGAGACTATATGAAGAGCTTCAGAGACAGTATGTCAGATTTTTTTGAAGATGGACTCATAATAGACATTGAAGTGGGGCTTGGCCCTGCGGGGGAGCTAAGGTATCCCTCTTATCCACAAAATCAAGGATGGGTTTTCCCAGGCATTGGAGAATTTCAG TGCTATGACAAATATCTCAAGGCAGAGTTCAAAGAGGCTGCAACAAGTGTAGGACATCCCGAGTGGGAATTGCCAGATAATGCAGGGACATATAATGACACACCCACATCTACAGAGTTCTTTGGACCAAGTGGTACATACCTTACTGAGAAAGGGAAGTTCTTCTTGACTTGGTATTCTAACAAGTTACTGGGCCATGGTGACCAGATCCTGGATGAAGCAAATAAAGCTTTCCTAGGCTGTAAAGTCAAGTTAGCAGCCAAA GTCTCCGGAATCCACTGGTGGTATAAAGCTGATGATCATGCTGCAGAGCTTACTGCAGGATACTACAACTTGAAAGATAGAGATGGGTACCGACCCGTAGCAAGGATGCTATCCAGGCATTATGCCATTTTGAATTTCACATGTCTTGAGATGAGGGACTCTGAACAAAGTTCTGACGCCAAAAGTGGACCTCAGGAACTTGTTCAGCAg GTTTTGAGTGGAGGCTGGAGAGAGAACCTAGAAGTTGCGGGAGAGAATGCACTTTCAAGATATGATCGTGATGCTTATAATCAAATCCTCCTAAATGCTAGACCTAATGGTGTCAACAAAGAGGGCCCACCAAAACTACGGATGTATGGGGTGACATATCTTCGCTTATCAGATGATCTAttgcagaaaaataatttcaacatATTTAAGACATTTGTGAAGAGGATGCATGCCAATCAG gaTTACTGTCCAGATCCAGAAAAGTACAACCACCACATAGGTCAATTGGAGCGATCAAAACCAAAAATGCCAATTGAATATCTGCTAGAAGCAACTGAGCCAATGGAGCCATTCCCATGGGACAAAGAAACAGATATGAGTGTCGGTGGTGCACTTTCTAATTTGATAGACAAGATCCTTTCTATATTTAAGTGA